Proteins encoded in a region of the Anopheles aquasalis chromosome 2, idAnoAquaMG_Q_19, whole genome shotgun sequence genome:
- the LOC126571513 gene encoding holocytochrome c-type synthase has protein sequence MGNTVSAAEIVASNIVPNTAVKGEEPALPKGHPPVGDKHGMMGNPPPECPMHQKQEVKEQPVLVSECPVKHDGGGDVNPLNMMPPANQNPSPGQPFPLPTDRQVSTIPKATTDGKQEFWVYPSQQMFWNAMLRKGWRWEKDDIAQKDMDDIIKIHNANNEQAWQEVLKWEALHARECGNPRLKSFGGKATDYSPRAKIRNMMGYELPFDRHDWIIDRCGKDVRYIIDYYDGGMVDEKYKFALLDVRPAMDSFENVWDRMKVAYMRWKFELEDKIKELKN, from the coding sequence ATGGGTAATACGGTATCGGCAGCGGAGATTGTCGCTTCGAACATTGTTCCAAACACGGCGGTAAAGGGCGAAGAACCGGCACTACCGAAAGGCCATCCGCCCGTTGGCGATAAACATGGCATGATGGGTAATCCCCCTCCCGAGTGTCCGATGCACCAGAAGCAAGAGGTCAAAGAACAGCCGGTGCTGGTATCAGAATGCCCGGTTAAGCATGATGGAGGTGGAGATGTGAACCCCTTGAACATGATGCCTCCCGCAAACCAGAACCCTTCGCCGGGGCAACCGTTCCCGctaccgaccgatcgacagGTATCGACGATTCCGaaagccaccaccgacggaaaGCAGGAGTTCTGGGTGTATCCCAGCCAGCAAATGTTCTGGAATGCGATGCTCCGTAAAGGCTGGCGCTGGGAAAAGGACGATATCGCCCAGAAGGATATGGACGATATTATCAAGATACACAACGCCAACAACGAGCAAGCTTGGCAGGAAGTGTTGAAATGGGAAGCGCTGCATGCGCGAGAATGCGGCAATCCTCGCTTGAAGAGTTTCGGAGGAAAAGCGACGGATTACAGTCCGAGAGCGAAAATCCGGAACATGATGGGATACGAACTGCCGTTTGATCGACACGATTGGATCATCGATCGCTGTGGAAAGGATGTGCGGTATATCATCGATTACTACGATGGCGGAATGGTTGACGAGAAGTACAAATTCGCACTGCTCGATGTCAGACCGGCGATGGATTCGTTTGAAAATGTATGGGATCGCATGAAGGTGGCCTACATGAGATGGAAGTTTGAGCTGGAAGACAAAATCAAAGAGCTGAAGAATTAA
- the LOC126571510 gene encoding proline-, glutamic acid- and leucine-rich protein 1-like, which yields MEGVGQILNPIVHAGNASLLSLFLKNLDEHQTFWADPKSDLETIFSKISALLGNAATRNHALRTLHFMLPHCPLEIVEEKAQHYINVCEKVCNLHKSPESITLVYAVLKQLLLHSINSAELRKLLSSNLSTFILHPLETGFETSCIPHFLTVLELAMRHYTGICGALKSRIEQFLCGLVDATDSQTVLGTATCMLLLQQIRGGGQHGTLHKKTWEEYYGKLVDTIHDLLNKVFAHTPETFDEQTNLECLKLPALPSTDDPLRTAQLVVVRANNLIIWLEHAIVGAYAVPKPIAPFKALNLVLRGLSVTCGAMSKNVITENVAFGTFLPTIQRSLLGVLDGLINTLGSHMLIFAELICDAYVKCLRATQNVRHGATGQKKSFTQLRAKVYESIAVWCERMNYGSSIENVNEQILEHVVRDITPFVGEVTLKMDANSLKRLSSKAKKKLQKERNAATALNQAHSNGAVYAERKEQLVDTGNEELCHEALKCLTIVLQSAGCFIKPVTHKLLQERIVPLCFSLVTTNQSTRGLYRDPNTRVGLLRCFAALITNPHHRCPPPLQYAMHIFTSLRTADPSLEVRSVAGELARSAELIVHPWKETLYFPVEQASIKKALTHKERQPLAKVLQETEAPITTETEKVAKPSPSKQSPGQVIEVDDVVDDSEGEINESLAVTEDSDDHGQVDEIADVEPEGWVEEVSNASSHQIEKTNGTTVVLNETGSYNDGIIRASTPEDKLAEPTIVSIEDSDEEQKPTANIADDGDNDDDDVVEVPLDKESGTGSAQSGGKKHSLTHETNGTPTKMARLSQVENASDKTKNVDDIVAEMVAEFVDEP from the exons ATGGAGGGTGTAGGACAAATCCTCAACCCAATCGTACACGCCGGAAACGCTAGTTTGCTGTCCCTGTTTCTGAAAAATCTGGATGAGCATCAAACTTTTTGGGCAGAT CCTAAAAGTGACCTGGAAACTATCTTTTCTAAAATAAGTGCTCTGTTGGGCAATGCTGCCACGCGAAATCATGCCCTCAGAACCCTGCACTTCATGCTGCCGCACTGTCCGCTGGAAATCGTCGAAGAGAAAGCGCAACACTACATCAACGTTTGCGAAAAGGTGTGCAATCTGCACAAATCGCCGGAATCGATTACGCTGGTGTACGCGGTATTGAAGCAGCTTTTGCTGCATTCCATCAATTCGGCCGAACTTCGCAAGCTGCTCAGTAGCAACTTGTCCACCTTCATCTTGCATCCGCTCGAAACTGGCTTCGAGACGTCCTGCATTCCCCACTTCCTGACCGTTCTGGAACTGGCGATGCGCCATTACACGGGCATTTGTGGCGCGCTTAAATCACGGATTGAGCAATTCCTCTGCGGTTTAGTGGATGCGACCGATTCGCAAACGGTGCTCGGTACGGCCAcgtgcatgctgctgctgcaacagatcCGTGGCGGTGGACAACACGGTACTTTGCACAAGAAAACCTGGGAAGAGTACTACGGAAAGCTGGTGGATACCATTCACGATCTGCTGAACAAAGTATTTGCCCATACGCCGGAAACATTTGATGAGCAGACGAATCTGGAGTGTCTGAAGCTGCCAGCACTCCCGTCAACGGACGATCCGCTACGTACAGCTCAGCTTGTGGTCGTTCGTGCTAACAACTTAATTATTTGGCTGGAGCATGCCATCGTCGGTGCTTATGCTGTaccgaaaccgatcgcacCGTTCAAGGCACTGAATTTGGTGCTACGTGGCCTATCGGTCACATGTGGAGCGATGAGCAAGAATGTGATTACGGAAAACGTTGCCTTTGGAACATTTCTGCCCACGATTCAGCGCTCATTGCTTGGTGTCCTGGATGGGTTGATAAACACGCTTGGCTCACATATGCTTATCTTTGCGGAATTGATTTGTGATGCATACGTAAAGTGTCTGAGGGCTACGCAAAACGTACGACATGGGGCTACGGGCCAAAAAAAGAGCTTCACCCAACTACGAGCCAAGGTATACGAAAGTattgcggtgtggtgtgagaGAATGAATTATGGCAGTAGCATCGAGAATGTAAACGAACAGATCCTGGAGCATGTTGTACGGGACATCACACCCTTTGTCGGTGAGGTAACGCTCAAGATGGATGCCAACAGCCTGAAGCGATTGTCTtcgaaagcaaagaagaagctgcaaaaggaaaggaatgcaGCGACGGCACTGAATCAGGCGCATTCCAATGGAGCGGTCTATGCGGAGAGAAAAGAGCAGCTGGTCGATACAGGAAACGAGGAACTCTGTCATGAAGCTTTGAAATGCTTGACCATCGTCTTGCAATCTGCCGGATGCTTCATCAAACCCGTTACCCATAAGCTGCTGCAGGAAAGAATTGTTCCGTTGTGCTTTTCACTCGTTACTACCAATCAAAGCACTCGCGGCTTGTACCGAGATCCCAATACACGCGTAGGATTGTTACGCTGCTTTGCTGCACTGATCACCAATCCGCATCACCGTTGCCCACCGCCGTTACAATATGCCATGCACATATTTACCTCACTTCGGACAGCGGATCCGAGCCTAGAAGTTCGTTCAGTTGCGGGCGAACTCGCACGTTCGGCGGAACTGATCGTTCATCCTTGGAAGGAAACGTTGTACTTCCCGGTGGAGCAGGCTAGCATCAAGAAGGCATTGACGCACAAGGAGCGACAACCTCTAGCGAAGGTTTTGCAGGAAACCGAAGCTCCAATCACTACCGAAACCGAGAAAGTGGCCAAGCCTTCGCCATCGAAACAATCCCCTGGGCAAGTGATTGAAGTAGATGACGTGGTAGACGACAGTGAGGGAGAAATAAACGAGTCGCTTGCTGTGACGGAAGATTCGGACGACCACGGACAGGTGGATGAGATTGCCGATGTTGAACCAGAAGGATGGGTTGAAGAAGTTAGCAACGCATCGAGCCACCAGATCGAGAAGACGAATGGAACCACTGTCGTGCTGAACGAAACGGGATCTTACAATGATGGCATTATACGTGCTTCAACGCCGGAAGACAAACTCGCTGAACCTACAATCGTGTCCATAGAAGATAGCGATGAGGAGCAGAAACCAACCGCCAACATTgctgacgacggcgacaatgatgatgatgatgtggtggaaGTACCACTGGACAAAGAATCGGGAACTGGTAGCGCTCAGTCTGGGGGCAAAAAGCATTCGTTAACCCATGAGACGAATGGTACTCCTACTAAAATGGCCAGACTTTCACAGGTTGAGAACGCTAGCGACAAAACTAAAAACGTTGACGATATCGTCGCAGAAATGGTTGCCGAGTTTGTCGATGAGCCGTAA
- the LOC126569695 gene encoding presenilin homolog isoform X3, with the protein MDGHINIDQPSGTGLDAPDGRGSRKRWTKMPPEQSGSTNHPSYGTTDSIPQVTIRDTSSRGRADPSARGPPGAGSSSSQRQQRQREQEQALNEEEGLKYGAQHVIKLFVPVTLCMLVVVATISSINFYTIKDVYLVYTPFHELADDTGTKIWNALANSLILMTVIVIMTILLIVLYKHRCYKVIHGWLILSSLLLLFLFSGLYLFEILRAYNVPMDWFTAGLLVWNFGVVGMISIHWQGPLRLQQGYLIFVAALMALVFIKYLPEWTTWVVLAVISIWDLIAVLTPKGPLRILVETAQERNEQIFPALIYSSTIMYSYLGTHTDPDRPAPLSGERAIGTAGGSGSTGATNYGAVEVSSPLADQTAGFTQDWAATANQRVTRRQIEVQANIANNPSRPEYRTVTAETNRTGTSGASQPALYAVQEEERGIKLGLGDFIFYSVLVGKASSYGDWNTTIACFVAILVGLCLTLLLLAIFRKALPALPISIFFGLIFCFVTSVIVKPYTEALASAQVFI; encoded by the exons ATGGATGGCCATATCAATATAGATCAGCCGTCGGGTACGGGCCTCGATGCGCCCGATGGTCGGGGATCTCGCAAACGCTGGACAAAGATGCCGCCGGAGCAGTCGGGGAGTACAAACCACCCTTCATATGGG ACAACCGATTCCATCCCGCAAGTAACAATACGTGATACGAGCAGCCGGGGGCGAGCTGACCCGTCCGCCAGGGGCCCACCAGGGGCAGGCAGCAGCTCTagccaacggcagcagcggcaacgggagcaggagcaggcgcTGAACGAAGAGGAAGGACTCAAGTACGGAGCACAGCATGTGATAAAACTGTTTGTTCCCGTTACGCTGTGCATGCTGGTTGTCGTGGCCACGATCAGTTCGATCAACTTTTACACCATCAAGGATGTCTATCT cgTTTACACACCCTTCCACGAGCTGGCCGATGATACGGGGACAAAAATCTGGAATGCACTGGCCAACTCCCTCATCCTAATGACGGTTATCGTCATCATGACGATACTGTTGATAGTCCTCTACAAACACCGCTGCTACAAGGTGATCCACGGTTGGCTCATCCTGTCCTCGCTActcctgctgttcctgttcaGTGGGCTGTATCTGTTTGAGATTCTCCGGGCGTACAACGTGCCGATGGATTGGTTCACCGCTGGCCTGCTGGTGTGGAACTTTGGTGTGGTCGGTATGATATCGATCCACTGGCAGGGTCCGCTTCGGTTGCAACAAGGCTATCTTATCTTTGTGGCCGCCCTTATGGCACTAGTGTTTATCAAATATCTTCCCGAGTGGACCACCTGGGTTGTGCTGGCCGTTATTTCCATTTGGG ATCTCATTGCCGTACTGACGCCTAAAGGTCCGCTGCGGATATTGGTGGAAACGGCACAGGAACGGAATGAACAAATTTTCCCCGCTCTTATCTACTCAT CCACCATCATGTACTCGTACCTGGGAACACACACTGACCCCGATCGCCCGGCACCACTAAGTGGCGAGCGGGCAATAGGCACGGCCGGGGGTAGCGGTTCGACTGGAGCCACCAATTACGGTGCGGTAGAAG TTTCCTCCCCTCTCGCAGATCAAACGGCAGGCTTTACGCAGGATTGGGCAGCCACGGCAAACCAGCGGGTTACCCGGCGACAGATCGAGGTACAGGCCAACATCGCCAACAATCCCTCGCGACCGGAGTACCGGACGGTGACGGCCGAAACGAATCGCACAGGGACGAGCGGTGCTTCACAACCGGCGCTGTATGCtgtccaggaggaggaga GGGGAATCAAGTTAGGTTTAGGAGACTTCATTTTCTACTCCGTGCTCGTCGGAAAGGCCTCCAGTTACGGCGACTGGAACACAACCATCGCCTGCTTTGTGGCTATCCTGGTG GGCCTGTGCCTcacgctgctactgttggccATCTTCCGGAAAGCGTTACCAGCGCTGCccatttccatctttttcGGTTTAATCTTCTGCTTCGTTACGAGCGTCATCGTGAAACCGTACACGGAGGCGCTGGCTTCGGCTCAGGTTTTCATTTAG
- the LOC126569695 gene encoding presenilin-2 isoform X1, whose protein sequence is MDGHINIDQPSGTGLDAPDGRGSRKRWTKMPPEQSGSTNHPSYGTTDSIPQVTIRDTSSRGRADPSARGPPGAGSSSSQRQQRQREQEQALNEEEGLKYGAQHVIKLFVPVTLCMLVVVATISSINFYTIKDVYLVYTPFHELADDTGTKIWNALANSLILMTVIVIMTILLIVLYKHRCYKVIHGWLILSSLLLLFLFSGLYLFEILRAYNVPMDWFTAGLLVWNFGVVGMISIHWQGPLRLQQGYLIFVAALMALVFIKYLPEWTTWVVLAVISIWDLIAVLTPKGPLRILVETAQERNEQIFPALIYSSTIMYSYLGTHTDPDRPAPLSGERAIGTAGGSGSTGATNYGAVEGTPLVTFGNDRTHELSRVSSPLADQTAGFTQDWAATANQRVTRRQIEVQANIANNPSRPEYRTVTAETNRTGTSGASQPALYAVQEEERGIKLGLGDFIFYSVLVGKASSYGDWNTTIACFVAILVGLCLTLLLLAIFRKALPALPISIFFGLIFCFVTSVIVKPYTEALASAQVFI, encoded by the exons ATGGATGGCCATATCAATATAGATCAGCCGTCGGGTACGGGCCTCGATGCGCCCGATGGTCGGGGATCTCGCAAACGCTGGACAAAGATGCCGCCGGAGCAGTCGGGGAGTACAAACCACCCTTCATATGGG ACAACCGATTCCATCCCGCAAGTAACAATACGTGATACGAGCAGCCGGGGGCGAGCTGACCCGTCCGCCAGGGGCCCACCAGGGGCAGGCAGCAGCTCTagccaacggcagcagcggcaacgggagcaggagcaggcgcTGAACGAAGAGGAAGGACTCAAGTACGGAGCACAGCATGTGATAAAACTGTTTGTTCCCGTTACGCTGTGCATGCTGGTTGTCGTGGCCACGATCAGTTCGATCAACTTTTACACCATCAAGGATGTCTATCT cgTTTACACACCCTTCCACGAGCTGGCCGATGATACGGGGACAAAAATCTGGAATGCACTGGCCAACTCCCTCATCCTAATGACGGTTATCGTCATCATGACGATACTGTTGATAGTCCTCTACAAACACCGCTGCTACAAGGTGATCCACGGTTGGCTCATCCTGTCCTCGCTActcctgctgttcctgttcaGTGGGCTGTATCTGTTTGAGATTCTCCGGGCGTACAACGTGCCGATGGATTGGTTCACCGCTGGCCTGCTGGTGTGGAACTTTGGTGTGGTCGGTATGATATCGATCCACTGGCAGGGTCCGCTTCGGTTGCAACAAGGCTATCTTATCTTTGTGGCCGCCCTTATGGCACTAGTGTTTATCAAATATCTTCCCGAGTGGACCACCTGGGTTGTGCTGGCCGTTATTTCCATTTGGG ATCTCATTGCCGTACTGACGCCTAAAGGTCCGCTGCGGATATTGGTGGAAACGGCACAGGAACGGAATGAACAAATTTTCCCCGCTCTTATCTACTCAT CCACCATCATGTACTCGTACCTGGGAACACACACTGACCCCGATCGCCCGGCACCACTAAGTGGCGAGCGGGCAATAGGCACGGCCGGGGGTAGCGGTTCGACTGGAGCCACCAATTACGGTGCGGTAGAAGGTACGCCATTGGTCACCTTTGGCAATGATAGAACGCATGAGCTATCCAGGG TTTCCTCCCCTCTCGCAGATCAAACGGCAGGCTTTACGCAGGATTGGGCAGCCACGGCAAACCAGCGGGTTACCCGGCGACAGATCGAGGTACAGGCCAACATCGCCAACAATCCCTCGCGACCGGAGTACCGGACGGTGACGGCCGAAACGAATCGCACAGGGACGAGCGGTGCTTCACAACCGGCGCTGTATGCtgtccaggaggaggaga GGGGAATCAAGTTAGGTTTAGGAGACTTCATTTTCTACTCCGTGCTCGTCGGAAAGGCCTCCAGTTACGGCGACTGGAACACAACCATCGCCTGCTTTGTGGCTATCCTGGTG GGCCTGTGCCTcacgctgctactgttggccATCTTCCGGAAAGCGTTACCAGCGCTGCccatttccatctttttcGGTTTAATCTTCTGCTTCGTTACGAGCGTCATCGTGAAACCGTACACGGAGGCGCTGGCTTCGGCTCAGGTTTTCATTTAG
- the LOC126569695 gene encoding presenilin-2 isoform X2 — translation MDGHINIDQPSGTGLDAPDGRGSRKRWTKMPPEQSGSTNHPSYGTTDSIPQVTIRDTSSRGRADPSARGPPGAGSSSSQRQQRQREQEQALNEEEGLKYGAQHVIKLFVPVTLCMLVVVATISSINFYTIKDVYLVYTPFHELADDTGTKIWNALANSLILMTVIVIMTILLIVLYKHRCYKVIHGWLILSSLLLLFLFSGLYLFEILRAYNVPMDWFTAGLLVWNFGVVGMISIHWQGPLRLQQGYLIFVAALMALVFIKYLPEWTTWVVLAVISIWDLIAVLTPKGPLRILVETAQERNEQIFPALIYSSTIMYSYLGTHTDPDRPAPLSGERAIGTAGGSGSTGATNYGAVEGTPLVTFGNDRTHELSRDQTAGFTQDWAATANQRVTRRQIEVQANIANNPSRPEYRTVTAETNRTGTSGASQPALYAVQEEERGIKLGLGDFIFYSVLVGKASSYGDWNTTIACFVAILVGLCLTLLLLAIFRKALPALPISIFFGLIFCFVTSVIVKPYTEALASAQVFI, via the exons ATGGATGGCCATATCAATATAGATCAGCCGTCGGGTACGGGCCTCGATGCGCCCGATGGTCGGGGATCTCGCAAACGCTGGACAAAGATGCCGCCGGAGCAGTCGGGGAGTACAAACCACCCTTCATATGGG ACAACCGATTCCATCCCGCAAGTAACAATACGTGATACGAGCAGCCGGGGGCGAGCTGACCCGTCCGCCAGGGGCCCACCAGGGGCAGGCAGCAGCTCTagccaacggcagcagcggcaacgggagcaggagcaggcgcTGAACGAAGAGGAAGGACTCAAGTACGGAGCACAGCATGTGATAAAACTGTTTGTTCCCGTTACGCTGTGCATGCTGGTTGTCGTGGCCACGATCAGTTCGATCAACTTTTACACCATCAAGGATGTCTATCT cgTTTACACACCCTTCCACGAGCTGGCCGATGATACGGGGACAAAAATCTGGAATGCACTGGCCAACTCCCTCATCCTAATGACGGTTATCGTCATCATGACGATACTGTTGATAGTCCTCTACAAACACCGCTGCTACAAGGTGATCCACGGTTGGCTCATCCTGTCCTCGCTActcctgctgttcctgttcaGTGGGCTGTATCTGTTTGAGATTCTCCGGGCGTACAACGTGCCGATGGATTGGTTCACCGCTGGCCTGCTGGTGTGGAACTTTGGTGTGGTCGGTATGATATCGATCCACTGGCAGGGTCCGCTTCGGTTGCAACAAGGCTATCTTATCTTTGTGGCCGCCCTTATGGCACTAGTGTTTATCAAATATCTTCCCGAGTGGACCACCTGGGTTGTGCTGGCCGTTATTTCCATTTGGG ATCTCATTGCCGTACTGACGCCTAAAGGTCCGCTGCGGATATTGGTGGAAACGGCACAGGAACGGAATGAACAAATTTTCCCCGCTCTTATCTACTCAT CCACCATCATGTACTCGTACCTGGGAACACACACTGACCCCGATCGCCCGGCACCACTAAGTGGCGAGCGGGCAATAGGCACGGCCGGGGGTAGCGGTTCGACTGGAGCCACCAATTACGGTGCGGTAGAAGGTACGCCATTGGTCACCTTTGGCAATGATAGAACGCATGAGCTATCCAGGG ATCAAACGGCAGGCTTTACGCAGGATTGGGCAGCCACGGCAAACCAGCGGGTTACCCGGCGACAGATCGAGGTACAGGCCAACATCGCCAACAATCCCTCGCGACCGGAGTACCGGACGGTGACGGCCGAAACGAATCGCACAGGGACGAGCGGTGCTTCACAACCGGCGCTGTATGCtgtccaggaggaggaga GGGGAATCAAGTTAGGTTTAGGAGACTTCATTTTCTACTCCGTGCTCGTCGGAAAGGCCTCCAGTTACGGCGACTGGAACACAACCATCGCCTGCTTTGTGGCTATCCTGGTG GGCCTGTGCCTcacgctgctactgttggccATCTTCCGGAAAGCGTTACCAGCGCTGCccatttccatctttttcGGTTTAATCTTCTGCTTCGTTACGAGCGTCATCGTGAAACCGTACACGGAGGCGCTGGCTTCGGCTCAGGTTTTCATTTAG
- the LOC126569695 gene encoding presenilin homolog isoform X4 yields MDGHINIDQPSGTGLDAPDGRGSRKRWTKMPPEQSGSTNHPSYGTTDSIPQVTIRDTSSRGRADPSARGPPGAGSSSSQRQQRQREQEQALNEEEGLKYGAQHVIKLFVPVTLCMLVVVATISSINFYTIKDVYLVYTPFHELADDTGTKIWNALANSLILMTVIVIMTILLIVLYKHRCYKVIHGWLILSSLLLLFLFSGLYLFEILRAYNVPMDWFTAGLLVWNFGVVGMISIHWQGPLRLQQGYLIFVAALMALVFIKYLPEWTTWVVLAVISIWDLIAVLTPKGPLRILVETAQERNEQIFPALIYSSTIMYSYLGTHTDPDRPAPLSGERAIGTAGGSGSTGATNYGAVEDQTAGFTQDWAATANQRVTRRQIEVQANIANNPSRPEYRTVTAETNRTGTSGASQPALYAVQEEERGIKLGLGDFIFYSVLVGKASSYGDWNTTIACFVAILVGLCLTLLLLAIFRKALPALPISIFFGLIFCFVTSVIVKPYTEALASAQVFI; encoded by the exons ATGGATGGCCATATCAATATAGATCAGCCGTCGGGTACGGGCCTCGATGCGCCCGATGGTCGGGGATCTCGCAAACGCTGGACAAAGATGCCGCCGGAGCAGTCGGGGAGTACAAACCACCCTTCATATGGG ACAACCGATTCCATCCCGCAAGTAACAATACGTGATACGAGCAGCCGGGGGCGAGCTGACCCGTCCGCCAGGGGCCCACCAGGGGCAGGCAGCAGCTCTagccaacggcagcagcggcaacgggagcaggagcaggcgcTGAACGAAGAGGAAGGACTCAAGTACGGAGCACAGCATGTGATAAAACTGTTTGTTCCCGTTACGCTGTGCATGCTGGTTGTCGTGGCCACGATCAGTTCGATCAACTTTTACACCATCAAGGATGTCTATCT cgTTTACACACCCTTCCACGAGCTGGCCGATGATACGGGGACAAAAATCTGGAATGCACTGGCCAACTCCCTCATCCTAATGACGGTTATCGTCATCATGACGATACTGTTGATAGTCCTCTACAAACACCGCTGCTACAAGGTGATCCACGGTTGGCTCATCCTGTCCTCGCTActcctgctgttcctgttcaGTGGGCTGTATCTGTTTGAGATTCTCCGGGCGTACAACGTGCCGATGGATTGGTTCACCGCTGGCCTGCTGGTGTGGAACTTTGGTGTGGTCGGTATGATATCGATCCACTGGCAGGGTCCGCTTCGGTTGCAACAAGGCTATCTTATCTTTGTGGCCGCCCTTATGGCACTAGTGTTTATCAAATATCTTCCCGAGTGGACCACCTGGGTTGTGCTGGCCGTTATTTCCATTTGGG ATCTCATTGCCGTACTGACGCCTAAAGGTCCGCTGCGGATATTGGTGGAAACGGCACAGGAACGGAATGAACAAATTTTCCCCGCTCTTATCTACTCAT CCACCATCATGTACTCGTACCTGGGAACACACACTGACCCCGATCGCCCGGCACCACTAAGTGGCGAGCGGGCAATAGGCACGGCCGGGGGTAGCGGTTCGACTGGAGCCACCAATTACGGTGCGGTAGAAG ATCAAACGGCAGGCTTTACGCAGGATTGGGCAGCCACGGCAAACCAGCGGGTTACCCGGCGACAGATCGAGGTACAGGCCAACATCGCCAACAATCCCTCGCGACCGGAGTACCGGACGGTGACGGCCGAAACGAATCGCACAGGGACGAGCGGTGCTTCACAACCGGCGCTGTATGCtgtccaggaggaggaga GGGGAATCAAGTTAGGTTTAGGAGACTTCATTTTCTACTCCGTGCTCGTCGGAAAGGCCTCCAGTTACGGCGACTGGAACACAACCATCGCCTGCTTTGTGGCTATCCTGGTG GGCCTGTGCCTcacgctgctactgttggccATCTTCCGGAAAGCGTTACCAGCGCTGCccatttccatctttttcGGTTTAATCTTCTGCTTCGTTACGAGCGTCATCGTGAAACCGTACACGGAGGCGCTGGCTTCGGCTCAGGTTTTCATTTAG
- the LOC126569696 gene encoding splicing factor U2af 38 kDa subunit, with protein MAEYLASIFGTEKDKVNCSFYFKIGACRHGDRCSRIHNKPTFSQTCLLQNLYVNPQNSAKSADGSHLVANVSDEEMQEHYDNFFEDVFVECEDKYGEIEEMNVCDNLGDHLVGNVYIKFRREEDAERAAKDLNNRWFGGRPVYSELSPVTDFREACCRQYEMGECTRSGFCNFMHLKPISRELRRYLYSRRRGRSRSRSRSPRRGGGGGGGGGGIGGGSDRSRDRRRSRSRDRKNDRNDNGRKGRY; from the exons ATGGCAGAGTACTTGGCCTCGATTTTCGGTACCGAAAAGGACAA GGTAAACTGTTCGTTCTACTTCAAAATCGGAGCCTGCCGGCACGGGGACCGATGCTCGCGGATCCACAACAAACCCACCTTCTCGCAGACCTGCCTGCTGCAGAACCTGTACGTGAACCCGCAGAACTCGGCCAAATCGGCCGACGGCAGTCACCTGGTGGCGAACGTGTCGGACGAGGAGATGCAGGAACACTACGATAACTTTTTCGAGGACGTGTTCGTCGAGTGCGAGGACAAGTACGGCGAGATCGAGGAGATGAACGTGTGCGACAACCTCGGCGACCATCTGGTCGGTAACGTGTACATCAAGTTCCGCCGCGAGGAGGACGCAGAGCGCGCGGCCAAAGATCTAAACAATCGCTGGTTCGGTGGCCGACCGGTGTACTCGGAGCTGTCGCCCGTGACGGATTTCCGCGAGGCTTGCTGCCGCCAGTACGAGATGGGTGAATGCACCCGCTCCGGATTCTGCAACTTTATGCACCTGAAGCCGATTTCACGCGAACTACGCCGCTATCTGTACTCGCGCCGTCGTGGCCGCTCACGATCTCGCTCTCGATCACctcggcgtggtggtggtggagggggcggtggtggtggtatcggaGGTGGTAGTGATCGTTCCCGTGACCGGCGTAGGTCGCGAAGCAGAGACCGGAAAAACGATCGCAACGACAACGGCCGCAAGGGGAGATACTGA